A stretch of Chloracidobacterium validum DNA encodes these proteins:
- a CDS encoding PLP-dependent cysteine synthase family protein, with protein sequence MLERPCTLAAAVGNTPLIQLRRVTAGLPEGVEVYAKAEHLNPGGSVKDRAALNMLRDGERRGALHPGKTILDATSGNTGIAYAMLGAALGYPVTLCLPRNASPERKKLLRVYGAEIIETDPLEATDGAQRLAKQLAAEQPETYFYPDQYNNDANWQAHYNGTGLEIWEQTQGRVTHFLAGLGTSGTFVGTARRLKALSPTVQCIAMQPDSPLHGLEGMKHMATALVPGIYDPTLADANVEVATEAAQAMARRLVREEGLFVGVSAGANVVATLELARTLPPGSVVVTILCDAGTRYLSDHLWDEGKRT encoded by the coding sequence ATGCTGGAACGTCCCTGCACTCTGGCAGCAGCCGTTGGCAACACGCCACTCATCCAGCTTCGACGGGTGACGGCCGGGTTGCCGGAAGGGGTTGAGGTCTATGCCAAGGCCGAACATCTCAACCCAGGCGGCTCGGTCAAGGACCGGGCCGCGCTCAACATGCTGCGGGACGGTGAGCGCCGCGGCGCGCTCCATCCGGGAAAGACGATTCTCGACGCGACGAGTGGCAACACCGGCATTGCCTATGCCATGCTGGGGGCGGCGCTGGGGTACCCGGTGACCCTGTGCTTGCCCAGGAACGCCAGTCCCGAACGCAAGAAGCTGTTGCGTGTCTATGGGGCGGAAATCATCGAAACCGATCCGCTCGAAGCCACCGATGGAGCGCAGCGGCTGGCCAAGCAGCTTGCCGCCGAGCAACCAGAAACGTATTTTTATCCCGACCAATACAACAACGACGCCAACTGGCAGGCACATTACAACGGCACCGGGCTGGAGATCTGGGAGCAAACACAGGGGCGCGTCACCCATTTTCTGGCCGGGCTGGGAACTTCCGGCACCTTCGTCGGGACGGCCCGGCGGCTCAAGGCCCTGAGTCCAACGGTACAGTGCATTGCGATGCAACCGGATTCGCCGCTCCACGGTCTGGAGGGGATGAAACACATGGCGACGGCGCTCGTGCCGGGGATTTATGACCCGACGTTGGCCGATGCCAACGTGGAAGTCGCAACCGAGGCGGCGCAGGCGATGGCACGCCGGCTGGTCCGCGAAGAGGGCCTCTTTGTCGGCGTCAGCGCCGGAGCAAATGTCGTGGCGACCCTGGAACTGGCGCGGACACTGCCGCCCGGCTCAGTCGTTGTGACCATTTTGTGCGACGCTGGGACACGCTATCTAAGCGATCATCTTTGGGACGAAGGAAAGCGCACATAG